The proteins below are encoded in one region of Mycobacterium shinjukuense:
- a CDS encoding DUF5319 domain-containing protein: MRDHLPPGLPPDPFADDPYDPSAALEAVEPGQPLDQQERLAVEADLADLAVYEALLAHKGIRGLVVCCDECQQDHYHDWDMLRANLLQLLIDGTVRPHEPAYDPEPDAYVTWDYCRGYADASLNEATSDADGFRRHR; encoded by the coding sequence GTGCGCGACCACCTGCCGCCTGGTTTGCCCCCCGACCCGTTTGCCGACGACCCGTATGACCCGTCGGCGGCCCTCGAGGCCGTGGAACCTGGTCAGCCCCTTGATCAGCAGGAGCGACTGGCGGTAGAGGCCGACTTGGCCGATCTCGCCGTGTACGAGGCTTTGCTGGCGCACAAGGGAATCCGCGGACTCGTCGTGTGCTGCGACGAGTGCCAGCAGGACCACTACCACGACTGGGACATGCTGCGTGCCAACCTGCTGCAGCTGCTGATCGACGGCACCGTCCGCCCGCACGAGCCGGCCTATGATCCCGAACCGGACGCCTACGTCACCTGGGACTACTGCCGCGGATACGCCGATGCCTCGCTCAATGAAGCGACGTCGGACGCGGACGGGTTCCGCCGCCATCGCTGA
- a CDS encoding anti-sigma-D factor RsdA, translated as MDDVARTDLLLDALAERAEVNLDDPRDDALAALLGDWRDDLRWPPASALVSPDEAVEALLAGVALRRRARRGLAAIGSVAAALLLLSGFGAVVADARPGDPLYGLHKMMFTEPRVGDDQIVLSAKAELAKVEQMIAQGQWDQAQTQLAEVSSTLRAVNDDSRKQNLLDEVNQLNTKVEKRDPHATVPASSPARSEPSRVAPADSAGNSSTPLAPETGPAAAPSATPEPPTTPEDAGITATPPVTSPSASPSPTSKPTPTPSSVTSHATTAGTPTSSAAGATTSETAPGPLPGA; from the coding sequence GTGGACGACGTGGCCCGCACCGATCTGCTCCTGGACGCGCTCGCCGAGCGCGCGGAGGTCAATCTCGACGATCCGCGCGACGACGCGCTGGCCGCCCTGCTCGGCGACTGGCGCGACGACCTGCGATGGCCGCCAGCAAGTGCGCTGGTGTCACCGGACGAGGCCGTCGAGGCGCTGCTCGCCGGGGTGGCGCTGCGGCGGCGCGCTCGTCGCGGCCTGGCGGCGATCGGGTCGGTGGCCGCGGCGCTGCTGCTGCTGAGCGGGTTCGGTGCCGTGGTCGCCGATGCCCGACCCGGCGACCCGCTGTACGGCTTGCACAAGATGATGTTCACCGAGCCGCGGGTCGGCGACGATCAGATTGTGTTGTCCGCCAAGGCCGAACTGGCCAAGGTCGAGCAAATGATCGCCCAGGGCCAGTGGGATCAGGCCCAGACTCAGCTGGCCGAGGTCAGTAGCACCTTGCGGGCGGTGAACGACGATAGCCGCAAGCAAAACCTGCTGGACGAGGTGAATCAGCTGAACACCAAGGTGGAAAAGCGCGACCCGCACGCCACCGTGCCGGCCAGCTCGCCGGCGCGTTCTGAGCCGTCCCGGGTGGCGCCCGCCGATTCCGCGGGCAACTCCTCGACCCCGCTGGCCCCCGAAACCGGGCCGGCGGCCGCGCCGTCGGCGACACCCGAGCCGCCCACCACGCCGGAGGACGCCGGCATCACCGCGACCCCGCCGGTGACCAGCCCATCCGCGTCCCCGTCGCCAACGTCGAAACCCACGCCGACCCCATCGTCGGTGACGTCGCACGCGACAACCGCCGGCACGCCCACGTCGTCGGCCGCGGGGGCGACGACGTCGGAAACAGCTCCAGGCCCGTTGCCCGGCGCTTAG
- the sigD gene encoding ECF RNA polymerase sigma factor SigD, whose product MTLERERLDAVVAEAAAGDRNALREVLETIRPIVVRYCRARVGTVERSGLSADDVAQEVCLATITALPRYRDRGRPFLAFLYGIAAHKVADAHRAAGRDLAYPADSVPERRSADAGPEQMAIEADSVTRMNELLEILPAKQREILILRVVVGLSAEETAAAVGSTTGAVRVAQHRALQRLKDEIVVAGDYA is encoded by the coding sequence ATGACACTTGAACGAGAACGTCTCGACGCTGTGGTTGCGGAGGCCGCTGCAGGGGACCGGAACGCGCTTCGGGAGGTGCTGGAGACCATCCGTCCGATCGTCGTGCGATATTGCCGAGCGCGTGTCGGCACGGTCGAGCGCAGTGGCCTGTCAGCCGACGACGTGGCACAGGAGGTTTGCTTGGCCACCATAACGGCGCTGCCGCGGTACCGGGACCGGGGACGTCCGTTCCTGGCGTTCCTGTACGGCATCGCGGCACACAAGGTCGCCGACGCCCACCGGGCGGCCGGCCGCGACCTCGCCTATCCCGCCGATTCGGTGCCGGAGCGCCGGTCGGCCGACGCCGGTCCCGAACAGATGGCCATCGAGGCCGATTCGGTCACCCGGATGAACGAATTGCTGGAGATCTTGCCGGCCAAGCAACGCGAGATCCTTATCTTGCGCGTCGTGGTCGGCCTGTCGGCCGAGGAGACCGCGGCCGCCGTCGGCAGCACCACCGGAGCGGTCCGGGTGGCCCAGCACCGCGCCCTTCAGCGGTTGAAGGACGAAATCGTCGTGGCAGGTGACTATGCGTAA
- a CDS encoding WhiB family transcriptional regulator produces MPQPEQLPGPNADIWNWQLRGLCRGVDSSMFFHPDGERGRARMQREQRAKEMCRRCPVIEECRSHALEVGEPYGVWGGLSESERDLLLKGGIGRGRGIRRSA; encoded by the coding sequence ATGCCACAGCCGGAGCAGCTACCTGGACCCAACGCCGACATCTGGAACTGGCAGCTGCGGGGCCTGTGCCGCGGCGTCGACTCGTCGATGTTCTTCCATCCCGACGGGGAGCGTGGCCGCGCCCGCATGCAACGCGAACAGCGGGCCAAGGAGATGTGCCGACGCTGCCCGGTGATCGAAGAGTGCCGTTCCCATGCGTTGGAGGTCGGCGAGCCCTACGGCGTCTGGGGTGGCCTGTCGGAATCCGAACGCGACCTGCTCCTCAAGGGCGGCATCGGACGCGGTCGCGGTATCCGCCGCTCCGCGTAA
- the groL gene encoding chaperonin GroEL (60 kDa chaperone family; promotes refolding of misfolded polypeptides especially under stressful conditions; forms two stacked rings of heptamers to form a barrel-shaped 14mer; ends can be capped by GroES; misfolded proteins enter the barrel where they are refolded when GroES binds) — translation MSKLIEYDEIARRAMEVGMDKLADTVRVTLGPRGRHVVLAKSFGGPTVTNDGVTVARDIDLEDPFENLGAQLVKAVATKTNDVAGDGTTTATVLAQALVKAGLRLVAAGANPIALGSGIGKAADAVSETLLASATPVSGKEAIAQVATVSSRDQRIGELVGEAMSKVGHDGVVSVEESSTLSTELEFTEGVGFDKGFLSAYFVTDFDSQEAVLEDPLILLHQEKISSLPDLLPLLEKVAGAGKPLLIIAEDVEGEALATLVVNSIRKTLKAVAVKSPYFGDRRKAFLQDLAVVTGGEVVNPDAGLVLREVGLEVMGSARRVVVTKDDTIIVDGGGSADAVANRIKHLRLEIENSDSDWDREKLQERLAKLAGGVAVIKVGAATETELKERKESVEDAVAAANAVAAAKAALEEGIVPGGGSALIHARKALDELRASVSGDEARGVDVFAEALSAPLYWIAANAGLDGSVVVNKVAELPAGHGLNADTLSYGDLAADGVVDPVKVTRSAVLNAASVARMVLTTETAVVDKPAKADDDHHGHAH, via the coding sequence ATGAGCAAGCTGATTGAGTACGACGAGATTGCGCGTCGCGCCATGGAGGTGGGCATGGACAAGCTCGCCGACACGGTGCGGGTGACGCTGGGGCCGCGTGGCCGGCACGTGGTGCTGGCCAAGTCGTTCGGTGGGCCCACGGTGACCAACGACGGCGTCACCGTCGCCCGTGACATCGACCTGGAAGACCCGTTCGAGAACCTGGGGGCCCAGCTGGTGAAGGCGGTGGCCACCAAGACCAACGACGTCGCCGGTGACGGCACCACCACCGCGACGGTGCTGGCGCAGGCGCTGGTCAAGGCCGGTCTGCGGCTGGTCGCGGCCGGCGCCAACCCGATCGCGTTGGGTTCGGGAATCGGCAAGGCCGCCGATGCGGTATCCGAGACGCTGCTGGCGTCGGCCACGCCGGTGTCCGGCAAGGAAGCCATCGCGCAGGTGGCGACCGTGTCCTCGCGTGACCAGCGCATCGGCGAGCTGGTCGGCGAGGCGATGAGCAAGGTGGGCCACGACGGCGTGGTCAGCGTCGAGGAATCCTCGACGCTGAGCACCGAGCTGGAGTTCACCGAAGGCGTCGGCTTCGACAAGGGTTTTCTGTCGGCGTATTTCGTGACCGACTTCGACTCGCAGGAGGCCGTGCTGGAGGACCCGCTGATCCTGCTGCACCAAGAGAAGATCAGCTCGTTGCCCGACCTGCTGCCGTTGCTCGAGAAGGTCGCCGGGGCGGGCAAGCCGCTGTTGATCATCGCCGAAGATGTCGAGGGTGAGGCACTGGCGACGCTGGTCGTCAACTCGATCCGCAAGACGTTGAAAGCGGTCGCCGTCAAGTCGCCCTACTTCGGTGACCGGCGCAAGGCATTCCTGCAGGACCTGGCGGTGGTGACGGGCGGCGAGGTGGTCAATCCCGACGCCGGCCTGGTGCTGCGCGAGGTGGGCCTGGAGGTGATGGGCTCGGCCCGGCGCGTGGTGGTCACCAAGGATGACACCATCATCGTCGACGGCGGCGGCTCCGCCGATGCCGTGGCCAACCGCATCAAACACCTGCGTCTCGAGATCGAGAACAGCGACTCCGACTGGGATCGCGAGAAGCTGCAGGAGCGGCTGGCCAAGCTGGCCGGTGGGGTGGCCGTCATCAAGGTGGGCGCGGCCACCGAGACCGAGCTCAAGGAGCGCAAGGAAAGCGTCGAGGATGCGGTCGCGGCCGCCAATGCGGTCGCGGCCGCCAAGGCCGCCCTGGAGGAAGGCATCGTCCCCGGCGGTGGCTCCGCGCTCATCCACGCCCGCAAGGCGTTGGACGAGCTGCGCGCGTCGGTGTCGGGCGATGAGGCGCGCGGTGTCGACGTCTTCGCCGAGGCCCTGAGCGCACCGCTGTACTGGATCGCCGCCAACGCGGGCCTGGACGGATCGGTCGTCGTCAACAAGGTCGCCGAACTCCCCGCCGGGCACGGGCTGAACGCGGACACCCTGAGCTACGGCGACCTGGCCGCCGACGGCGTCGTCGACCCGGTCAAGGTGACCAGGTCGGCGGTGCTCAACGCGGCATCGGTGGCCCGGATGGTGCTCACCACCGAGACCGCGGTGGTCGACAAGCCGGCCAAGGCGGACGACGACCATCACGGCCACGCCCACTGA
- the groES gene encoding co-chaperone GroES translates to MAKVNIKPLEDKILVQANEAETTTASGLVIPDTAKEKPQEGTVVAVGPGRWDEDGEKRIPLDVSEGDTVIYSKYGGTEIKYNGEEYLILSARDVLAIVSK, encoded by the coding sequence GTGGCGAAGGTGAACATCAAGCCACTCGAGGACAAGATTCTCGTGCAGGCCAACGAGGCCGAGACCACGACCGCGTCCGGTCTGGTCATTCCCGACACCGCCAAGGAGAAGCCCCAGGAGGGCACCGTCGTCGCAGTCGGCCCCGGCCGCTGGGACGAGGATGGGGAGAAGCGGATCCCGCTGGATGTGTCGGAGGGTGACACCGTCATCTACAGCAAGTACGGCGGCACCGAGATCAAGTACAACGGTGAGGAATACCTGATCCTGTCGGCACGTGACGTGCTGGCCATCGTGTCCAAGTAA
- the tsaD gene encoding tRNA (adenosine(37)-N6)-threonylcarbamoyltransferase complex transferase subunit TsaD: MRPTIILAIETSCDETGVGIARLDSDGAVALLADELASSVDEHVRFGGVVPEIASRAHLEALGPAMRRALAAAGVRRPDIVAVTIGPGLAGALLVGVAAAKAYSAAWGVPFYAVNHLGGHLAADVYEHGPLPECVALLVSGGHTHLLHVRSLGEPIVELGSTVDDAAGEAYDKVARLLGLGYPGGKVLDDLARTGDRDAVVFPRGMAGPGDDPYAFSFSGLKTAVARYLESHAGQDFRTADVAAGFQEAVADVLTMKAVRAATRLGVSTLLIAGGVAANSRLRELAAQRCAAAGLTLRIPRPRLCTDNGAMIAAFAAQLVAAGAPPSPLDVSSDPGLPVVKGQLR, from the coding sequence GTGAGGCCGACGATCATCCTGGCGATCGAAACCTCTTGTGATGAAACCGGTGTCGGCATCGCGCGGCTGGACTCCGACGGCGCCGTGGCCTTGCTGGCCGACGAGCTGGCCTCCAGCGTCGACGAGCACGTGCGGTTCGGCGGCGTGGTTCCCGAGATCGCCTCCCGGGCGCACCTGGAAGCGCTGGGTCCGGCGATGCGACGCGCCCTGGCGGCCGCCGGTGTGCGGCGACCCGATATCGTCGCGGTCACCATCGGGCCCGGGCTGGCCGGTGCGCTGCTGGTGGGAGTGGCCGCGGCCAAGGCGTATTCGGCGGCCTGGGGTGTGCCGTTCTACGCCGTCAACCACCTGGGCGGGCATCTGGCCGCCGACGTGTACGAACACGGGCCGCTGCCCGAGTGCGTGGCGCTGCTGGTCTCCGGCGGGCACACCCACCTGTTGCACGTCCGTTCGCTCGGCGAGCCGATCGTCGAGCTGGGCAGCACCGTCGACGACGCCGCCGGCGAGGCCTACGACAAGGTGGCCCGGCTGCTGGGCCTGGGCTATCCGGGCGGCAAGGTGCTCGACGACCTGGCTCGCACCGGTGACCGGGACGCCGTGGTGTTTCCGCGGGGCATGGCCGGCCCGGGCGATGATCCTTACGCGTTCAGCTTCTCCGGCCTCAAGACCGCCGTCGCGCGGTATCTGGAAAGTCATGCGGGTCAGGATTTCCGGACCGCCGATGTTGCCGCCGGGTTCCAGGAGGCCGTCGCCGACGTCTTGACCATGAAGGCGGTCCGGGCGGCCACCCGGCTCGGCGTGTCGACCCTGCTGATCGCGGGGGGTGTGGCCGCGAATTCGCGGCTGCGGGAACTGGCCGCGCAACGTTGCGCCGCCGCGGGCCTGACGTTGCGGATTCCCCGGCCGCGGCTGTGCACCGACAACGGAGCGATGATCGCCGCGTTCGCGGCACAGCTGGTGGCCGCGGGCGCGCCGCCGTCACCGCTGGATGTGTCCAGCGACCCGGGATTGCCGGTGGTGAAAGGGCAGCTCAGGTGA
- the rimI gene encoding ribosomal protein S18-alanine N-acetyltransferase, protein MTRVDDEPVTIGALTCADADRCAELEAKLFGGDDPWPAVAFQRELASGRNHYVAARSAGTLVGYAGISRLGRTPPFEYEVHTIGVDPAYQGRGIGRRLLDALLQFASGGVVYLEVRTDNEAALGLYRSAGFERIGLRRRYYRASGADAYTMRRDPGGAR, encoded by the coding sequence ATGACCCGCGTCGATGACGAGCCCGTCACCATCGGCGCGCTGACATGCGCCGACGCCGATCGGTGCGCCGAGCTGGAGGCGAAGCTGTTCGGCGGTGACGATCCGTGGCCGGCGGTCGCGTTTCAACGTGAACTGGCCAGCGGGCGCAACCACTATGTGGCCGCGCGCAGCGCCGGCACGCTGGTCGGCTACGCCGGCATTTCGCGGTTGGGCCGCACTCCGCCGTTCGAGTACGAGGTGCACACCATCGGCGTGGATCCGGCCTACCAGGGACGCGGCATCGGCCGGCGGCTGCTGGACGCGCTGCTGCAGTTCGCCAGCGGCGGTGTCGTCTACCTGGAGGTCCGCACCGACAACGAGGCCGCGCTCGGGCTGTATCGCAGCGCGGGATTCGAGCGGATCGGTCTGCGCCGGCGGTACTACCGGGCCAGCGGGGCCGACGCCTACACGATGCGCAGGGATCCAGGGGGCGCGCGGTGA
- the tsaB gene encoding tRNA (adenosine(37)-N6)-threonylcarbamoyltransferase complex dimerization subunit type 1 TsaB, with the protein MTLILAIDTSTPAVTAGVVRLHGSGCTTLAERITVDARAHAERLTPNVLQALADAALAMADLDAVVVGCGPGPFTGLRVGMATAAAYGHALDIPVHGVCSLDAIGGQTAGDTLVVTDARRREVYWARYRDGVRIAGPAVSAPADVDPGPARAVAGSPEHAALFDLPRCDPVHPTPAGLVAVANWTEAPAPLVALYLRRPDAEPLAARA; encoded by the coding sequence GTGACGCTGATCCTGGCGATCGACACCTCCACCCCCGCGGTGACGGCCGGCGTGGTGCGACTCCACGGCTCGGGGTGCACCACGCTGGCCGAGCGGATCACCGTCGACGCCCGGGCACACGCGGAACGGCTGACCCCCAACGTGCTTCAGGCGCTCGCCGATGCCGCGCTGGCGATGGCCGACCTCGACGCGGTCGTGGTGGGCTGCGGTCCCGGCCCGTTCACCGGTCTGCGGGTCGGGATGGCGACCGCGGCCGCATATGGGCACGCGCTGGACATCCCGGTCCACGGTGTGTGCAGCCTGGACGCCATCGGCGGGCAAACCGCCGGCGACACCCTGGTGGTGACCGACGCCCGCCGGCGTGAGGTCTACTGGGCGCGCTACCGCGACGGGGTGCGCATCGCCGGGCCGGCGGTCAGCGCCCCCGCCGACGTCGACCCCGGACCGGCGCGGGCGGTCGCGGGTTCGCCGGAGCATGCGGCGCTGTTCGACCTGCCGCGGTGCGACCCGGTCCATCCGACCCCGGCCGGCCTGGTAGCCGTCGCGAACTGGACCGAAGCCCCGGCGCCGCTGGTGGCGTTGTACCTGCGCCGCCCGGATGCCGAGCCACTGGCGGCCCGCGCATGA
- the tsaE gene encoding tRNA (adenosine(37)-N6)-threonylcarbamoyltransferase complex ATPase subunit type 1 TsaE, translating into MATLERVEDTVALGSRLGKHLRAGDVVVLSGPLGAGKTVLAKGIAAAMDVDGPVTSPTFVLARVHRPRRPGRPAMIHVDMYRLLDHHRVDLLGELDSLDLDTDLDDAVVVVEWGEGLAERLAERHLGIRIERVSHCDTRIATWEWGR; encoded by the coding sequence ATGGCGACACTGGAGCGTGTCGAGGACACCGTTGCGCTGGGATCCCGGCTGGGTAAGCACCTGCGCGCGGGCGACGTGGTGGTGCTCTCCGGTCCACTCGGCGCCGGAAAGACCGTGCTGGCCAAGGGTATTGCCGCGGCGATGGATGTCGACGGCCCGGTCACGTCGCCGACATTCGTGCTGGCCCGGGTGCACCGGCCGCGCCGGCCCGGCAGGCCGGCGATGATCCACGTCGACATGTACCGACTGCTGGACCACCACCGAGTTGATCTGCTGGGCGAACTGGACTCACTGGACCTGGACACCGATCTCGACGATGCCGTCGTCGTGGTGGAGTGGGGCGAGGGGCTGGCCGAACGGCTTGCCGAGCGGCACCTGGGCATCCGTATCGAGCGGGTCAGCCACTGCGACACCAGGATCGCGACCTGGGAGTGGGGTCGGTGA
- the alr gene encoding alanine racemase: protein MAVTPLSLTPGALAEAVVDLGAIAHNVRVLREHAGHAQVMAVVKADGYGHGATQVARAALAAGAAELGVATVEEALALRAAGITAPVLAWLHPPGIDFGPALLGDVQIAVSSVRQLDELLDAVRRTGRTATVTVKVDTGLNRNGVGPAQYPAMLTALRRAVAEDTVRLRGLMSHMVYADQPDDSLNDVQARRFRDMLAQARERGVRFEVAHLSNSSATMARPDLTFDLVRPGIAVYGLSPVPRLGDMGLVPAMTVKCAVALVKSIRAGEGVSYGHTWVAPRDTTLALMPIGYADGVFRALGGRLQVLINGRRRPGVGRICMDQFVVDLGPGQVDVVEGDEAILFGPGTRGEPTAQDWADLVGTIHYEVVTSPRGRITRTYREAHTVER, encoded by the coding sequence TTGGCCGTTACGCCGTTATCCCTGACGCCGGGCGCCCTGGCGGAGGCCGTCGTCGACCTGGGCGCGATCGCGCACAATGTGCGGGTGCTGCGCGAGCACGCCGGTCACGCGCAGGTGATGGCGGTGGTCAAGGCCGACGGTTACGGCCACGGCGCCACCCAGGTGGCCCGGGCGGCGCTGGCCGCCGGCGCGGCCGAACTGGGTGTGGCCACCGTCGAGGAGGCGCTGGCGTTGCGCGCGGCCGGCATCACCGCGCCGGTGCTGGCCTGGCTGCATCCGCCCGGCATCGACTTCGGGCCGGCGCTGCTGGGCGACGTGCAGATCGCCGTGTCGTCGGTGCGCCAGCTCGACGAGCTGCTGGATGCGGTGCGGCGGACCGGGCGGACCGCGACGGTGACCGTCAAGGTGGACACCGGGCTGAACCGCAACGGGGTGGGCCCGGCGCAGTACCCGGCGATGCTGACCGCGTTGCGCCGTGCCGTCGCCGAGGACACGGTGCGGCTGCGCGGCCTGATGTCGCACATGGTTTACGCCGACCAGCCCGACGATTCCCTCAACGACGTTCAGGCCAGGCGATTTCGCGACATGCTGGCGCAGGCTCGCGAGCGGGGGGTACGGTTCGAGGTGGCGCACCTGTCGAATTCGTCGGCGACCATGGCCCGTCCCGACCTGACCTTCGACCTGGTGCGGCCCGGCATCGCGGTGTATGGGCTCAGCCCCGTCCCTCGACTGGGCGACATGGGCCTGGTGCCGGCGATGACCGTGAAATGTGCTGTTGCCCTGGTGAAATCGATTCGCGCGGGGGAGGGTGTGTCGTATGGGCACACCTGGGTGGCGCCGCGGGACACCACCCTGGCGCTGATGCCGATCGGCTATGCCGACGGCGTGTTCCGCGCGCTGGGCGGACGCCTGCAGGTGCTGATCAACGGCCGGCGGCGGCCCGGTGTCGGGCGTATTTGCATGGACCAATTCGTCGTTGACCTGGGGCCTGGACAGGTGGACGTGGTCGAAGGCGACGAGGCGATCCTGTTCGGGCCCGGCACCCGCGGCGAGCCCACCGCACAGGACTGGGCCGATCTGGTCGGCACCATCCATTACGAGGTGGTCACCAGCCCGCGCGGGCGCATCACCCGAACCTATCGCGAGGCCCATACCGTTGAACGCTAA
- a CDS encoding glutamate decarboxylase, producing the protein MSRSHPSVPAHSIAPAYTGRMFTAPVPALRMPEESMEPEAAYRFIHDELMLDGSSRLNLATFVTTWMDPEAEKLMAETFDKNMIDKDEYPATAAIEARCVSMVADLFHAEGLRDDDPASATGVSTIGSSEAVMLGGLALKWRWRQRVGSWKGRTPNLVMGSNVQVVWEKFCRYFDVEPRYLPMERGRYVITADQVLDAVDEDTIGVVAILGTTYTGELEPVAEICAALDALAASGGLDVPVHVDAASGGFVVPFLHPELVWDFRLPRVVSINVSGHKYGLTYPGVGFVVWRSPEHLPEELVFRVNYLGGDMPTVTLNFSRPGNQVVGQYYNFLRLGRDGYTKVMQTLSQTARWLADQLRDGERCELISDGSAIPVVSFRLAGDRGYTEFDVSHELRTFGWQVPAYTMPDNATDVAVLRVVVREGLSGDLARALHDDAVSALTALDKIKPGGHFVAQHFAH; encoded by the coding sequence GTGTCTCGCAGCCACCCGTCGGTGCCCGCGCACTCGATCGCGCCCGCCTACACCGGGCGCATGTTCACCGCGCCGGTGCCGGCGTTGCGGATGCCCGAGGAATCCATGGAACCGGAGGCCGCATACCGGTTCATCCACGACGAGCTGATGCTCGACGGCAGTTCGCGGCTGAATCTGGCCACCTTCGTGACGACCTGGATGGATCCCGAGGCCGAGAAGCTGATGGCCGAGACGTTCGACAAGAACATGATCGACAAGGACGAGTACCCGGCGACCGCGGCCATCGAGGCACGCTGCGTCTCCATGGTCGCCGACCTGTTCCACGCCGAGGGTCTGCGCGACGACGACCCCGCCAGCGCGACCGGGGTCTCCACCATCGGCTCCAGCGAGGCCGTGATGCTGGGTGGGTTGGCCCTGAAATGGCGCTGGCGCCAACGGGTGGGGTCCTGGAAGGGCCGCACACCCAACCTGGTGATGGGCTCGAACGTCCAGGTGGTGTGGGAGAAGTTCTGCCGCTACTTCGACGTCGAACCCCGCTACCTGCCGATGGAACGGGGCCGCTACGTCATCACTGCTGACCAGGTGCTGGACGCCGTCGACGAGGACACCATCGGCGTGGTGGCGATCCTGGGCACCACCTACACCGGTGAACTCGAACCCGTCGCCGAGATCTGCGCGGCCCTCGACGCGCTGGCCGCCTCGGGGGGCCTGGACGTCCCGGTGCACGTCGACGCCGCCAGCGGGGGCTTCGTGGTGCCGTTTTTGCATCCGGAGCTGGTGTGGGACTTTCGGTTGCCGCGGGTGGTGTCGATCAACGTCAGCGGCCACAAATACGGGCTGACCTACCCCGGCGTCGGGTTTGTGGTGTGGCGCAGCCCCGAGCACCTTCCCGAGGAGCTGGTGTTCCGGGTCAACTACCTGGGCGGCGACATGCCCACGGTCACGCTGAATTTCTCCCGTCCCGGCAACCAGGTGGTGGGTCAGTACTACAACTTCCTGCGGCTGGGCCGCGACGGCTACACCAAGGTCATGCAGACGTTGTCGCAGACCGCGCGTTGGCTGGCGGACCAGTTGCGTGACGGCGAGCGCTGCGAGCTGATCTCGGACGGGTCGGCGATCCCGGTGGTCAGCTTCCGGCTGGCCGGCGACCGCGGCTACACCGAGTTCGACGTCTCCCACGAGCTGCGGACCTTCGGCTGGCAGGTGCCCGCCTACACGATGCCCGATAACGCCACCGACGTCGCCGTGCTGCGCGTCGTGGTGCGGGAGGGCCTGTCGGGCGACCTGGCGCGGGCCCTGCACGACGACGCCGTCAGCGCGCTCACGGCCCTGGACAAGATCAAGCCCGGCGGTCATTTCGTCGCCCAGCACTTCGCGCACTGA